A part of Mycolicibacterium sp. TUM20985 genomic DNA contains:
- a CDS encoding amidohydrolase family protein has product MSVVFRRVLIYDAAAPTGMTGPVDVLVEGDRITAIGQELTAPSAARAVEGGGRNLLLPGLINAHFHSPANHLKGSIPSLPLELFMLFESPSDPALIPSPREAYLRTMLGAIEMLQRGITCVQDDAFLMPYPDPEIIDAVASAYRDSGIRAFLALDQPELTEAEKLPFVDELDPATRRAFGAAAPASAARLLELYDHLIGTWHGAADDRIRAAVSISAPQRVSLEYFAALDDLAERHGLPLYAHMLETKVQRTLMTEQPRFAGRSLVQYTAAAGLLKSHTNVIHAVWVDDADMATIADNGSTVVHNPVSNLRLGSGVLPWRAMLDHGIPVALGTDEAICDDSINVWTVAKTAGLIHNVAGLDSDDWPSATEVLTALWQGGARATRRSDDLGAVAEGRLADLALVDLHAIAFTPLNDLREQLVHCEDGRDVVLTMVAGRVVAEHGHVTSVDETALLDEARELFAAKLPAVKAARRDAGALLPAYRHIVGRAAASNVGFTRWLGR; this is encoded by the coding sequence ATGAGCGTCGTCTTCCGTCGGGTGCTGATCTACGACGCCGCCGCGCCGACCGGGATGACCGGCCCGGTGGACGTGCTGGTCGAGGGTGACCGCATCACCGCGATCGGCCAAGAGCTGACCGCCCCGTCCGCGGCCCGTGCCGTCGAGGGCGGTGGCCGAAACCTGTTGTTGCCCGGTCTGATCAACGCGCATTTCCACTCACCGGCCAACCACCTGAAGGGTTCGATCCCCAGCTTGCCGCTCGAGCTGTTCATGCTCTTCGAGTCGCCGTCGGACCCCGCCCTGATCCCCAGCCCCCGCGAGGCCTACCTGCGTACCATGCTGGGGGCGATCGAAATGCTGCAGCGCGGGATCACCTGCGTGCAGGACGATGCGTTCCTGATGCCGTACCCCGACCCCGAGATCATCGACGCGGTGGCCTCGGCCTATCGGGACAGCGGGATTCGGGCGTTCCTCGCCCTGGACCAGCCCGAGCTGACGGAGGCCGAGAAGCTGCCGTTCGTCGACGAACTCGATCCCGCGACCCGCCGCGCGTTCGGGGCCGCGGCACCCGCATCCGCCGCGCGACTGCTCGAACTCTACGACCACCTGATCGGCACCTGGCACGGCGCCGCCGACGACCGCATCCGGGCCGCCGTCTCGATCTCGGCACCGCAGCGCGTCAGCCTGGAGTACTTCGCCGCCCTCGACGATCTCGCCGAGCGCCACGGCCTGCCCCTCTACGCGCACATGCTGGAGACCAAGGTGCAACGCACCCTGATGACCGAACAGCCCCGGTTCGCCGGCCGGTCACTGGTCCAATACACTGCTGCGGCAGGGCTTTTGAAGTCCCACACCAACGTGATCCACGCGGTGTGGGTCGACGACGCCGACATGGCCACCATCGCCGACAACGGCTCGACGGTGGTGCACAACCCGGTCAGCAATCTGCGGCTGGGCAGCGGAGTGCTGCCGTGGCGCGCGATGCTCGATCACGGGATCCCGGTCGCGCTGGGCACCGACGAGGCCATCTGCGATGACTCCATCAACGTCTGGACCGTCGCCAAGACCGCCGGTCTGATCCACAACGTGGCCGGCCTTGACAGTGACGACTGGCCAAGCGCCACAGAGGTTCTCACCGCCCTGTGGCAGGGCGGCGCCCGCGCGACCCGGCGGTCCGACGATCTCGGTGCCGTCGCCGAGGGCCGACTCGCCGACCTGGCGCTGGTGGACTTGCACGCCATCGCCTTCACCCCACTCAACGACCTCAGGGAGCAGCTGGTGCATTGCGAGGACGGCCGTGACGTCGTGCTGACCATGGTGGCGGGCCGCGTGGTCGCCGAACATGGCCACGTCACCAGCGTGGACGAGACCGCGCTGCTCGACGAGGCGCGTGAGCTGTTCGCCGCCAAACTGCCTGCGGTCAAGGCGGCCCGGCGCGATGCCGGTGCACTCCTACCCGCCTACCGACACATCGTCGGCCGGGCGGCCGCCTCGAACGTGGGCTTCACCCGCTGGCTGGGCCGATGA
- a CDS encoding ABC transporter permease: protein MTSFLTRRFSTAVLILLILTFVIFLLQSVSPGDPARAYVGANASNEMVAAERQRLGLNDPLLQQFTRYVGGLFTGDLGRSLRTRQPVTADIATYLPATAELVVAAFLIALALAALYALSGALRWPGAAVGRGVLLLLATAPPFLLALVGIIVFFGQLGWLPARGVGDFQDPGPLGMQLVDTLLHGQADAFVDACKHLVLPAVVLSIAPAVAIGRVLRSSLHGVLGVDYVRTARSKGLTETQVVVHHVVRNAIGPALSMAGLQLGFMFAGVVVVEQIFSWPGIGNYLAASIPVADFPAIAGVTLVLGAIYVLAGVIVDLLQALADPRVTAE from the coding sequence ATGACGTCCTTCCTGACGCGCCGGTTCTCGACCGCGGTGCTGATCCTGCTGATCCTCACGTTCGTCATCTTCCTCCTGCAGTCGGTGTCACCAGGTGACCCCGCCCGTGCGTACGTCGGGGCCAATGCCTCCAACGAGATGGTGGCCGCCGAACGGCAGCGGCTCGGCCTGAATGATCCGCTGCTGCAACAGTTCACGCGCTACGTCGGTGGATTGTTCACCGGTGACCTCGGCCGGTCGCTGCGCACCCGGCAACCCGTGACCGCCGACATCGCCACCTACCTGCCCGCCACCGCCGAACTGGTCGTCGCGGCGTTCCTCATCGCGCTGGCACTGGCGGCGCTCTACGCCCTGTCGGGTGCCCTGCGCTGGCCGGGCGCCGCCGTCGGTCGCGGGGTCCTGCTGCTGCTGGCCACCGCGCCGCCGTTCCTCCTGGCACTGGTCGGCATCATCGTGTTCTTCGGCCAGTTGGGCTGGTTGCCCGCCAGGGGGGTCGGTGACTTCCAGGATCCGGGTCCGCTCGGCATGCAACTGGTCGACACCCTGCTGCACGGCCAGGCCGACGCCTTCGTCGACGCGTGTAAACACCTGGTGCTGCCCGCGGTCGTGCTGTCGATTGCGCCCGCGGTCGCGATCGGCCGGGTGCTGCGGTCCTCGCTGCACGGTGTCCTCGGCGTCGACTACGTCCGGACGGCCCGCTCGAAGGGGCTGACCGAAACGCAGGTGGTCGTCCACCACGTCGTCCGAAATGCGATCGGCCCGGCCCTCTCCATGGCCGGACTGCAGCTCGGATTCATGTTCGCCGGCGTTGTCGTCGTCGAGCAGATCTTCTCCTGGCCCGGCATTGGTAACTACCTCGCCGCGTCCATCCCAGTCGCGGACTTCCCGGCCATCGCCGGGGTCACCCTCGTGCTGGGAGCGATCTATGTCCTGGCAGGCGTCATCGTCGACCTGCTTCAAGCACTCGCCGACCCGCGGGTGACCGCCGAATGA
- a CDS encoding polysaccharide deacetylase family protein — translation MSANPAGYGLTPLPDRPAGSWPNGAQLAVVVCVGVESYRFGDGRSEDVLADVPHPDLVNTAWRDYGNRVAAFRLFDRLQSLGIPPTVLLNTDVYDEAPAVMEAARAASAEIVGHGRSNSDALPGMTPDVERAYLAEVAERIRTYEGSAPGGWSTPWLSHTPATLNLLVDSGYRYLLDLRLDDQPVWLRTESGPLLAIPYAAELNDSSTMVGRSVSARDFADMIVDEFTELHAAAANTPLVMSVVLHSFISGVPFRLRPIGQALERIAGTDGVWLTTPREIHQAVLDAPELFGD, via the coding sequence ATGAGCGCGAACCCGGCCGGTTACGGTCTGACCCCGTTGCCGGACCGTCCCGCCGGCAGCTGGCCGAACGGCGCCCAACTGGCCGTGGTCGTCTGCGTCGGCGTCGAGTCCTACCGCTTCGGCGACGGCCGCAGCGAGGACGTGCTGGCCGACGTGCCCCATCCCGATCTGGTGAACACGGCGTGGCGGGACTACGGAAACCGGGTCGCCGCCTTCCGCCTGTTCGACAGGCTCCAAAGCCTCGGGATCCCACCGACGGTACTGCTGAACACCGACGTCTACGACGAGGCGCCCGCCGTCATGGAGGCCGCGCGCGCCGCCTCCGCCGAGATCGTCGGCCACGGCCGCTCCAACTCCGACGCACTTCCCGGGATGACGCCCGACGTGGAACGGGCGTATCTCGCCGAGGTGGCCGAACGGATCCGGACCTACGAGGGATCGGCCCCGGGTGGCTGGTCGACACCGTGGCTCAGCCATACTCCGGCCACGCTGAACCTGTTGGTGGACAGCGGGTATCGCTATCTACTCGACCTGCGCCTCGACGATCAGCCGGTGTGGTTGCGCACCGAGTCGGGCCCGCTGCTGGCCATTCCCTATGCCGCCGAGCTGAACGACTCCTCGACGATGGTCGGCCGCAGTGTGTCCGCCCGCGACTTCGCCGACATGATCGTCGACGAGTTCACCGAGCTGCACGCCGCCGCGGCGAACACCCCGCTGGTGATGAGCGTCGTCTTGCACTCGTTCATCAGCGGGGTGCCGTTCCGGCTGCGTCCGATCGGTCAGGCACTCGAGCGCATCGCCGGGACCGACGGCGTCTGGCTCACCACCCCGCGGGAGATTCACCAAGCCGTCCTCGATGCGCCGGAGCTGTTCGGTGACTGA
- a CDS encoding ATP-binding cassette domain-containing protein, with amino-acid sequence MTEPTPTPVAEVDDFSLSLVRNGVRSDVLKHVDLQIQPGEILGLVGESGSGKSVLALSLLGMLPPESQPLTEGRVTVTGVDLLRARRGELRRVRREVLGAIFQDPMTSLNPTMRIGRQIGEATNDDAESVRLLETVGVRDAELRLRVYPHELSGGLRQRVMAAIAVADKGARGDGKKGRPRLIVADEPTTALDVTVQAQLLDLLRELRDDVGCSVLLITHDLGVADQIADRLAVLHHGELVEIGKAADVVRNPQHPYTRSLLAARLTLTMPRDERFETAESSSAATEPAVTIRQLRKTFDVRRGRGGSRKIAAVDGVDLEIGAGEAVAIVGESGSGKSTLLRIVAGLERPTSGSVVLAGDGGPQMVFQDAGSSLTPWLSIGETLGERLRPLKLSRGEVKSRVAEALAAVDLPPEIATARPGELSGGQRQRVGLARATMIPPSVLLCDEPTSALDASLAKSVLALIRDLRARLGMTVLFVTHDLAVARLMGDRIAVMQAGRIVELGVAEQVVSDPRESYTRTLLAAVPEIAS; translated from the coding sequence GTGACTGAGCCCACGCCGACCCCCGTGGCAGAGGTCGACGACTTCTCACTCTCGTTGGTGCGCAACGGCGTGCGTAGCGACGTGCTGAAACACGTCGACCTCCAGATTCAGCCCGGCGAGATCCTCGGCTTGGTCGGCGAATCCGGTTCCGGCAAGAGCGTTCTCGCGCTCAGCCTGCTGGGCATGCTGCCACCCGAGTCGCAGCCACTCACCGAGGGCCGCGTCACCGTCACTGGCGTGGACCTGCTGCGGGCGCGACGCGGTGAGTTGCGTCGGGTGCGACGCGAGGTGCTCGGCGCGATCTTCCAGGACCCGATGACGTCGCTGAACCCGACCATGCGGATCGGCAGGCAGATCGGCGAGGCCACCAACGACGACGCCGAGTCGGTGCGGCTGCTGGAGACCGTCGGGGTGCGCGACGCCGAGTTGCGGCTGCGCGTCTACCCGCACGAACTCTCCGGTGGACTGCGCCAGCGGGTGATGGCGGCGATCGCCGTGGCCGACAAGGGCGCGCGAGGCGACGGGAAGAAGGGACGTCCACGCCTCATCGTCGCCGACGAGCCGACCACTGCGCTCGACGTGACCGTCCAGGCCCAGTTGTTGGACCTGCTGCGGGAACTGCGCGACGACGTCGGCTGCTCGGTGCTGTTGATCACCCACGACCTTGGCGTGGCCGACCAGATCGCCGACCGGCTCGCCGTCCTGCACCACGGCGAACTGGTCGAGATCGGCAAGGCCGCCGACGTCGTGCGCAACCCGCAGCACCCGTACACCCGCTCGCTGCTGGCCGCGCGGCTGACGCTGACGATGCCGCGCGATGAGCGGTTCGAGACCGCCGAGTCGAGTTCGGCCGCAACGGAACCCGCGGTGACGATCCGCCAGCTGCGCAAGACGTTCGACGTCCGGCGCGGACGCGGCGGCTCACGGAAGATCGCCGCCGTCGACGGTGTCGATCTGGAGATCGGCGCGGGTGAGGCCGTGGCCATCGTCGGGGAGAGCGGTTCGGGCAAGTCGACACTGCTGCGGATCGTCGCCGGTCTCGAACGGCCGACGTCCGGGTCGGTCGTCCTGGCCGGTGACGGTGGGCCGCAGATGGTGTTCCAGGATGCCGGCTCGTCGTTGACGCCGTGGCTCAGCATCGGCGAGACGCTGGGGGAGCGACTCCGCCCGCTCAAACTGTCCCGCGGTGAGGTGAAGTCCCGCGTGGCCGAGGCGCTGGCCGCCGTCGATCTGCCACCCGAAATCGCCACGGCGCGTCCCGGTGAGCTGTCCGGCGGGCAGCGCCAGCGCGTGGGCCTGGCCCGCGCGACGATGATCCCGCCGTCGGTGCTGCTGTGCGACGAACCGACCAGTGCGCTGGACGCGTCCCTGGCCAAGAGCGTCCTCGCGCTCATCAGGGACCTGCGGGCCCGGCTCGGGATGACAGTCCTCTTCGTCACCCACGACCTGGCGGTCGCACGGCTGATGGGCGATCGCATCGCGGTGATGCAGGCGGGCCGCATCGTCGAGCTGGGTGTGGCCGAGCAGGTGGTCTCCGATCCGCGCGAGTCCTACACCCGCACCCTGCTCGCGGCGGTCCCGGAGATCGCCTCGTGA
- a CDS encoding ABC transporter substrate-binding protein, with translation MALAVAGCSSGTPSGGGGGGGAGAPTDGTLTVGLLGDIGQPPDPDIYYANNGTAIMINAYEGLVQYKNNTDTVEIAPRLAETWEVNPTNDVYTFHLRKGVTFHDGTPFTAAAVDVAFKRRIAVKGGASYMVEAVKSVATPDDYTAVITLTKPNTAFLSYLASPFGPKMESPEGLKANAGSDDAQTYLSSHDLGTGPYQLTTAETGVKYELTQFDGYWGTKSPFKKVEMPVYTDESALELAFDNGTVDTIVAALPSSSLDKYSDADGVSNYFLPTLQGALVTVNSSHDFFKTPEARVAFLKSIDQGKLVDQVLGKRSEVATTMYAKGMIPGGADKQAISFDDGALKGYVAALPANAPKNLVIGYANGNVNAQSMANIVVANLQTAGLTASAQGYDTSTVFGWINDPPTGPDAFIDGNNGPDGGDPYMWGHVFWDASGGINYFGCESTEVNGLLDQALGTGDTATYVKAGDLYGQTGCFLNLSYNRDWVVAQKWLTGVPESQNIGANELNFSLLGIAG, from the coding sequence ATGGCTTTAGCGGTCGCCGGCTGTAGTTCCGGCACCCCGTCCGGTGGCGGGGGTGGCGGCGGCGCTGGGGCCCCGACCGACGGCACGCTGACCGTCGGCCTGCTCGGCGACATCGGCCAGCCGCCCGACCCCGACATCTACTATGCCAACAACGGCACCGCCATCATGATCAATGCGTACGAGGGTCTGGTGCAGTACAAGAACAACACCGACACCGTCGAGATCGCGCCGCGACTGGCCGAGACATGGGAGGTCAATCCCACCAACGACGTGTACACCTTCCACCTCCGCAAGGGCGTGACCTTTCACGACGGGACACCGTTCACCGCGGCCGCGGTCGACGTCGCGTTCAAGCGCAGGATCGCCGTGAAGGGCGGCGCCTCCTACATGGTCGAAGCGGTCAAGAGCGTTGCGACGCCGGACGATTACACCGCGGTGATCACGCTGACCAAGCCGAACACCGCGTTCCTGAGCTACCTGGCCTCGCCGTTCGGCCCGAAGATGGAGAGCCCGGAGGGACTCAAGGCCAACGCCGGCTCCGACGACGCCCAGACCTACCTGTCGTCCCACGATCTGGGCACCGGCCCGTACCAGCTGACCACCGCCGAGACCGGCGTCAAGTACGAGCTGACGCAATTCGACGGCTACTGGGGAACCAAGTCGCCGTTCAAGAAGGTCGAAATGCCGGTCTACACCGACGAATCCGCCCTCGAGCTGGCCTTCGACAACGGCACCGTGGACACCATCGTGGCGGCGTTGCCGTCCTCCAGCCTGGACAAGTACTCCGACGCCGACGGGGTGTCGAACTACTTCCTGCCGACGCTGCAGGGCGCATTGGTCACGGTCAACTCCAGCCATGACTTCTTCAAGACCCCGGAGGCGAGGGTCGCGTTCCTCAAGTCGATCGACCAGGGCAAGCTGGTCGATCAGGTCCTCGGCAAGCGCTCCGAGGTGGCCACGACGATGTACGCGAAGGGCATGATCCCTGGCGGAGCCGACAAGCAGGCGATCTCGTTCGACGACGGCGCGCTGAAGGGTTACGTCGCGGCGCTACCCGCCAACGCGCCCAAGAACCTGGTGATCGGATATGCCAACGGCAACGTCAACGCCCAGTCGATGGCCAACATCGTGGTGGCCAACCTGCAGACCGCCGGTCTCACCGCGTCGGCCCAGGGGTACGACACCTCGACCGTGTTCGGCTGGATCAACGACCCGCCCACCGGACCCGACGCCTTCATCGACGGCAACAACGGTCCCGACGGTGGCGACCCGTACATGTGGGGCCACGTGTTCTGGGACGCCTCGGGCGGCATCAACTACTTCGGCTGCGAGTCCACGGAGGTCAACGGCCTGCTGGACCAGGCCCTCGGCACCGGCGACACGGCGACCTACGTCAAGGCGGGCGACCTCTACGGCCAGACCGGCTGCTTCCTGAACCTGTCGTACAACCGGGACTGGGTGGTGGCGCAGAAGTGGCTGACCGGGGTGCCCGAGAGCCAGAACATCGGGGCCAACGAGCTGAACTTCTCGTTGCTCGGCATCGCGGGGTGA
- a CDS encoding ABC transporter permease, which translates to MTTATTLVPRWRLRPVAVGGGNLARPVAWALVGLLALVTLVALFARLLAPYDPIQPVGALNLPPLSPGHLLGTDGIGRDLLSRTLIGIQVSWLSALVVVASGLLIGGTIGLIAGATGGWVDSLLLMRITDLFLALPGALVAIAIVAALGSGLTNTLIGVALVWWPYYARIVRGEVKALAARPYVEAAKLAKVSRTRILTRHLLPGVVPTAVITASLDIGNVVLLLAALSFLGLGQQAPAPELGADTARTLSQLLSQWWVPGIPGLAVLLLTLIANLGGDAIRSLIPVRR; encoded by the coding sequence GTGACGACCGCGACGACGCTGGTGCCCCGGTGGCGGCTGCGGCCCGTGGCGGTCGGAGGCGGAAATCTGGCCCGGCCGGTGGCGTGGGCGCTCGTCGGGCTGCTCGCCCTGGTGACCCTCGTCGCCCTCTTCGCCCGGCTGCTGGCCCCGTACGACCCGATTCAGCCCGTCGGTGCCCTCAACCTGCCACCGCTCAGTCCGGGACACCTGCTGGGTACCGACGGCATCGGTCGAGACCTGTTGTCGCGCACGCTGATCGGCATCCAGGTCAGCTGGTTGAGTGCGCTGGTCGTGGTGGCGAGCGGGCTGCTGATCGGCGGCACCATCGGGCTGATCGCGGGGGCGACCGGGGGGTGGGTCGACTCCCTGCTCCTCATGCGCATCACCGACCTGTTCCTTGCCCTCCCCGGCGCGCTGGTGGCCATCGCGATCGTCGCGGCCCTCGGCTCCGGGCTGACGAACACCCTCATCGGGGTCGCCCTCGTCTGGTGGCCGTACTACGCCCGCATCGTGCGCGGCGAGGTCAAGGCACTGGCCGCGCGCCCATATGTCGAGGCCGCCAAGCTGGCCAAGGTCAGTCGGACCCGCATCCTGACCCGGCACCTGCTGCCCGGCGTCGTCCCGACGGCGGTCATCACGGCCAGCCTCGACATCGGCAACGTCGTGCTGCTGCTCGCAGCGCTGTCGTTCCTGGGTCTCGGACAGCAGGCCCCCGCGCCCGAACTGGGCGCCGACACCGCCCGCACGCTGAGCCAACTGCTGAGCCAGTGGTGGGTGCCCGGCATACCCGGCCTCGCGGTGCTGCTGCTCACCCTGATCGCGAACCTCGGCGGCGACGCCATCCGCAGCCTCATCCCGGTGCGGAGGTGA
- a CDS encoding GntR family transcriptional regulator: protein MPGDPSPSLSRLVYSTVRERIILGQYPQGSRLPEQRIGEELHVSRVPLREAVPWLERDGFVHSRPRRGAVVAHWDAKAIDDLFDVRLSLEVGAARYAARQVSFGGPMDTLDAALAEAQQTVAGGDAYAIAKTSTAFHEAVIDTAGNELMVRLMRTISGRITWLFFLTSGLPADEAFHDHVLLRDAIASGNERVAESVAYAHIERDRQPTFDAMAGRLG, encoded by the coding sequence ATGCCGGGAGACCCCTCGCCGTCCCTGTCGCGGTTGGTCTACTCCACGGTCCGGGAACGGATCATCCTCGGGCAGTATCCGCAGGGGAGTCGACTTCCCGAACAACGGATCGGGGAGGAACTGCACGTGTCCCGTGTCCCCCTGCGGGAGGCCGTGCCGTGGCTGGAGCGCGACGGGTTCGTGCACTCCCGGCCACGGCGCGGCGCCGTGGTGGCGCACTGGGACGCCAAGGCCATCGACGATCTCTTCGACGTCCGCCTGTCGTTGGAGGTCGGGGCGGCCCGCTACGCGGCGCGGCAGGTGTCGTTCGGCGGCCCGATGGACACACTGGACGCGGCGCTCGCGGAGGCACAGCAGACGGTGGCCGGCGGTGACGCGTACGCCATCGCCAAGACGAGCACGGCGTTCCACGAGGCCGTGATCGACACCGCGGGCAACGAGCTGATGGTCAGGTTGATGCGCACCATCTCCGGGCGCATCACGTGGCTGTTCTTCCTCACCAGCGGGCTACCCGCCGACGAGGCGTTCCACGATCACGTGCTCCTGCGGGACGCGATCGCCTCGGGTAACGAACGCGTCGCCGAATCGGTGGCCTACGCGCACATCGAGCGGGACCGGCAGCCGACGTTCGACGCGATGGCGGGCCGGCTCGGCTGA